One genomic window of Corvus cornix cornix isolate S_Up_H32 chromosome 24, ASM73873v5, whole genome shotgun sequence includes the following:
- the ROBO3 gene encoding roundabout homolog 3 isoform X3, with protein MLRYLLKTLLQMNLFADSLGADGSNSSSLLLGINRSIAALHLPDLAPGNGSHPQLEDTAPRIVEHPTDVLVSKGEPATLSCKAEGRPAPVVEWYKDGERVETDREDPRSHRTLLPGGSLFFLRILHGRRGKPDEGVYFCVARNYLGEATSRNASLEVAVLRDDFRQPPGDVVVAAGEPAVLECVPPRGHPEPSISWKKNGVRVSDKDEHLTIRGGKLMVASTHKSDAGVYVCVATNVVGERDSEPAELVVFERPAFGKRPHNQVVLVEGTAEFTCEAVGDPQPAVRWRKEEGEMPLGRWEVLPDNTLRISRLQVEDEGTYTCLADNSVGRSEASGTLTVHVPPQLVTGPHDQAVTPGQSVTFQCQSKGNPPPAVFWQKEGSQTLLFPGQPPIPSSRVWVSPSGALTIVNVQPSDAGHYLCQAISVAGSVLARAGLEVTGAPTGLQPPVISLLPANRTVLPVGATVRLPCGVGAQDPPGSVGWLKDGSALVGVQPRASLLENGTLQITGLRVRDSGLYECVATSPAGETRWGSSLEVQGDESDLSLPSPALGLLPGPPSAPVVTNVTKSSVTLSWKGNEDSGATDVTSYIVEAFSQAAGGPWQTVAADVESETHTVSGLVPDSVYLFLVRAVNAYGLSDPSGISEPVRTQADTNPTQQGLDPEQVQQELAQVAVHLQEPVVLPLGTVHLSWTVERQAPFLQGYRVLYRRRGGHWEEARTVWAPGERGALLTELRRGQDYEVKVRPYFHHLHGPDSAVRALRTPEAAPSAPPRAVSVAGNGTSVRISWQPPPPAEQNGVIRDYRIWCLGNESRFHINQSVEGTVLATELRGLVPGVPYHAEVAAATSAGVGARSAPVPIHIGETLIVTTCTHGWGMMGSPAAVLGMAPWHPAGVSLFPVSLAAPLVEQDAGPAGGSSLAEHLAEVARQPAFIAGVGGACWVVLAAFAAWLYSRRRRKKELSHFTASFAYTPTVAFPAPVRSSPRAAASGGYPWLVDAWRGGSTASAAGCLGTTERYYNDAGITRYIAQTEQFGAGAAEGPVYSTIEVDSEELCTFPRPFSQYGTSYPGGGSQPMDAAAPQVPRGRAEHGAKAKLGQAVKPPVVSWTELLPPPPSASELSQCTQEEEKEEEEEDEEAAGGLGMEVWYPGEDIPCATAASSPTISSGCRSTATLTPSPRTTEDIPRLRDFDNSLLPWRTPHGVSTPSQAPSPSVTPDASEGHPPRARCPPGTGKTRGVISKSRLKPKCSRYRREKQMGDLPPPPLPPPGETPGPSPELEPSGAERRVTHRPPRGDEVIPYSKTSCLPRGQVSGSCSTTAASRPAAPAAPAGHGSGRSRTPGDRGEGTGHCRRPGAPFPCPPQEKR; from the exons GATCCCACCCTCAGCTGGAGGACACGGCTCCCCGCATCGTGGAGCACCCCACGGATGTCCTGGTGTCCAAGGGGGAACCGGCCACGCTGAGCTGCAAGGCCGAGGGGCGCCCGGCGCCGGTGGTGGAGTGGTACAAGGACGGGGAGCGGGTGGAGACGGACCGGGAGGATCCCCGCTCCCACCGCACCCTCCTCCCGGGGGGATCCCTCTTCTTCCTCCGAATCCTGCACGGGAGGCGGGGAAAGCCCGACGAGGGGGTTTATTTCTGCGTGGCCAGGAATTACCTGGGGGAGGCCACCAGCCGGAATGCTTCCCTGGAGGTGGCCG TGCTGCGGGACGATTTCCGACAGCCCCCCGGGGACGTGGTGGTGGCGGCGGGAGAACCGGCCGTGCTGGAGTGTGTCCCGCCCCGCGGCCATCCCGAGCCCAGCATCTCTTGGAAGAAGAATGGGGTCCGGGTCAGCGACAAGGACGAGCACCTGACG ATCCGCGGTGGGAAGCTGATGGTGGCCAGTACTCACAAGAGCGATGCTGGCGTCTATGTCTGTGTGGCCACCAACGTGGTAGGGGAGAGGGACAGCGAGCCGGCCGAGCTGGTCGTCTTTG AGCGCCCAGCATTTGGCAAGAGGCCCCACAACCaggtggtgctggtggagggGACGGCGGAGTTCACCTGCGAGGCGGTGGGGGATCCGCAGCCGGCGGTGCGCTGGCGCAAGGAGGAGGGTGAAATGCCGCTGGGAAG GTGGGAGGTGCTGCCAGACAACACCCTGCGGATCAGCCGGCTGCAGGTGGAGGATGAGGGCACCTACACCTGCCTGGCTGATAACAGCGTGGGCAGGTCGGAGGCGTCGGGCACCCTCACTGTGCACG TGCCTCCCCAGCTTGTCACCGGGCCCCACGACCAGGCTGTCACCCCCGGCCAGAGCGTGACTTTCCAGTGCCAGAGCAAGGGCAACCCACCGCCCGCTGTCTTTTGGCAGAAGGAGGGGAGCCAG ACCCTGCTGTTCCCGGGCCAGCCCCCGATCCCTTCCAGCCGTGTTTGGGTCAGTCCCAGTGGTGCTTTGACCATCGTCAACGTCCAGCCCAGTGATGCCGGCCACTACCTGTGCCAGGCTATCAGCGTGGCCGGCAGCGTCCTGGCCAGGGCAGGCCTGGAGGTGACGGGGG CACCCACTGGACTCCAGCCACCGGTGATCAGCCTGCTTCCCGCTAACCGGACAGTGCTGCCAGTGGGGGCCACAGTGCGGCTGCCTTGCGGCGTGGGGGCCCAAGACCCCCCAGGCAGCGTGGGGTGGCTGAAGGATGGCAGTGCCCTGGTAGGTGTCCAGCCCCGTGCCAGCCTGCTGGAGAACGGCACCCTGCAGATCACCGGCCTCCGG GTGAGAGACTCCGGGCTCTATGAGTGTGTGGCCACCAGCCCGGCGGGCGAGACACGCTGGGGCAGCTCCTTGGAGGTACAAG GTGATGAATCCGacctctccctgccttcccctgcaCTCGGTCTCCTCCCTGGGCCACCCTCTGCCCCTGTGGTCACCAACGTTACCAAAAGCAGTGTCAccctgagctggaaagggaacGAAGACAGCGGTGCCACCGATGTCACCTCTTACATAGTGGAGGCTTTCAG ccaggcagcGGGTGGCCCATGGCAGACAGTGGCAGCCGATGTGGAGAGTGAGACCCACACAGTGAGCGGCCTCGTCCCCGACTCTGTCTACCTGTTTTTGGTGCGGGCAGTCAATGCCTACGGGCTCAGTGACCCCAGCGGCATCTCGGAGCCTGTGCGCACCCAAG CAGACACCAACCCCACGCAGCAAGGGCTGGACCCTGAGCAGGTGCAGCAGGAGTTGGCGCAAGTGGCTGTGCACCTGCAGGAACCTGTGGTGCTGCCACTGGGCACTGTCCACCTCTCCTGGACC GTGGAGCGCCAAGCACCCTTCCTTCAGGGCTACCGGGTGCTGTACCGGCGGCGTGGTGGGCACTGGGAGGAGGCGCGGACAGTGTGGGCCCCAGGGGAGCGGGGAGCCCTGCTCACCGAGCTGCGCCGGGGCCAGGACTACGAGGTCAAGGTCCGACCCTATTTTCATCACCTCCATGGTCCCGACAGCGCTGTGCGTGCTCTGCGCACCCCTGAAGCAG CCCCCAGCGCCCCACCGCGAGCTGTCAGCGTGGCTGGGAATGGTACCAGTGTCCGCATCTCGTGGCAGCCACCACCGCCGGCAGAGCAGAATGGTGTCATCCGTGATTACCGG ATTTGGTGCTTGGGCAATGAGAGCCGCTTCCACATCAACCAGAGCGTGGAGGGGACGGTGCTGGCGACAGAGTTGCGGGGACTTGTCCCCGGGGTACCTTACCATGCTGAAGTTGCCGCTGCCACCAGTGCAGGTGTGGGTGCCCGCAGCGCCCCTGTTCCCATCCACATTGGTGAGACCCTCATTGTCACAACTTGCACCCATGGGTGGGGCATGATGGGGTCACCcgctgcagtgctggggatggcTCCTTGGCACCCCGCCGGTGTGTCCCTCTTTCCCGTGTCACTTGCAGCCCCCCTGGTGGAGCAAGATGCGGGGCCAGCAGGTGGGAGCAGCTTGGCTGAGCATTTAGCAGAGGTAGCCAGGCAGCCAGCCTTCATCGCTGGTGTTGGTGGTGCTTGCTGGGTCGTTCTCGCTGCCTTTGCTGCTTGGCTCTACAGCCGCCGCCGGAGGAAGAAGGAGCTCAGCCACTTCACCG CATCCTTTGCCTACACACCCACTG TCGCCTTCCCGGCTCCAGTGCGCAGCAGCCCCAG GGCAGCTGCCAGTGGTGGTTACCCGTGGCTGGTGGATGCGTGGCGtggtggcagcacagccagtgctgccGGTTGCTTGGGGACCACTGAGAGATACTACAACG ATGCCGGCATCACTCGTTACATCGCCCAGACGGAGCAGtttggagcaggggctgctgagggGCCGGTTTACAGCACCATCGAGGTTGACAGTGAGGAGCTCTGCACCTTTCCCCGTCCCTTCTCACAGTATGGGACCTCCTATCCTGGGGGTGGTTCTCAGCCCATGGATGCTGCAGCCCCCCAGGTGCCCCGTGGCCGGGCTGAGCACG GGGCCAAAGCCAAGCTGGGGCAAGCAGTGAAACCGCCGGTGGTGAGctggacagagctgctgcccccACCACCCTCAGCCAGTGAGCTCAGCCAGTGCacccaggaggaggagaaggaggaggaagaggaggatgaagaggCAGCCGGAGG GCTGGGGATGGAGGTGTGGTACCCTGGTGAGGACAtcccctgtgccactgctgcaTCCTCACCCACCATCTCCTCTGGCTGCCGTTCCACCGCCACGCTGACACCGTCACCTCGCACCACGGAGGACATCCCTCGCCTCCGCGACTTCGATaactccctcctgccctg GAGAACCCCCCATGGCGTCAGCACCCCCTCACAGGCACCCAGTCCCTCGGTGACTCCGGATGCCAGTGAGGGCCATCCACCCCGAGCCCGCTGCCCTCCTGGCACAG GGAAAACCCGCGGGGTGATCTCCAAAAGTCGCCTGAAGCCCAAATGCAGCCGCTACCGCCGGGAAAAGCAGATGGGAG ACCTGCCGCCACCGCCGCTGCCACCGCCAGGCGAGACCCCCGGCCCCTCTCCGGAGCTGGAGCCAAGCGGGGCTGAGCGCAGGGTCACCCATCGCCCGCCCCGCGGCG ATGAGGTCATCCCCTACAGCAAAACCTCCTGCCTGCCCCGCGGGCAGGTGTCTGGCAGCTGCTCCACCACGGCAGCATCTCGTCCCgcggctccagcagctcccgcGGGCCACGGCTCGGGGCGCAGCCGGACGCCGGGGGACCGCGGCGAAGGGACCGGCCACTGCCGCCGCCCAGGGGCCCCGTTTCCCTGCCCGCCGCAGGAGAAGCGATAA
- the ROBO3 gene encoding roundabout homolog 3 isoform X4: protein MLRYLLKTLLQMNLFADSLGADGSNSSSLLLGINRSIAALHLPDLAPGNGSHPQLEDTAPRIVEHPTDVLVSKGEPATLSCKAEGRPAPVVEWYKDGERVETDREDPRSHRTLLPGGSLFFLRILHGRRGKPDEGVYFCVARNYLGEATSRNASLEVAVLRDDFRQPPGDVVVAAGEPAVLECVPPRGHPEPSISWKKNGVRVSDKDEHLTIRGGKLMVASTHKSDAGVYVCVATNVVGERDSEPAELVVFERPAFGKRPHNQVVLVEGTAEFTCEAVGDPQPAVRWRKEEGEMPLGRWEVLPDNTLRISRLQVEDEGTYTCLADNSVGRSEASGTLTVHVPPQLVTGPHDQAVTPGQSVTFQCQSKGNPPPAVFWQKEGSQTLLFPGQPPIPSSRVWVSPSGALTIVNVQPSDAGHYLCQAISVAGSVLARAGLEVTGAPTGLQPPVISLLPANRTVLPVGATVRLPCGVGAQDPPGSVGWLKDGSALVGVQPRASLLENGTLQITGLRVRDSGLYECVATSPAGETRWGSSLEVQGDESDLSLPSPALGLLPGPPSAPVVTNVTKSSVTLSWKGNEDSGATDVTSYIVEAFSQAAGGPWQTVAADVESETHTVSGLVPDSVYLFLVRAVNAYGLSDPSGISEPVRTQADTNPTQQGLDPEQVQQELAQVAVHLQEPVVLPLGTVHLSWTVERQAPFLQGYRVLYRRRGGHWEEARTVWAPGERGALLTELRRGQDYEVKVRPYFHHLHGPDSAVRALRTPEAAPSAPPRAVSVAGNGTSVRISWQPPPPAEQNGVIRDYRIWCLGNESRFHINQSVEGTVLATELRGLVPGVPYHAEVAAATSAGVGARSAPVPIHIAPLVEQDAGPAGGSSLAEHLAEVARQPAFIAGVGGACWVVLAAFAAWLYSRRRRKKELSHFTASFAYTPTGKPIGAAGSQYGLSLPSPPSLSTVAFPAPVRSSPRAAASGGYPWLVDAWRGGSTASAAGCLGTTERYYNDAGITRYIAQTEQFGAGAAEGPVYSTIEVDSEELCTFPRPFSQYGTSYPGGGSQPMDAAAPQVPRGRAEHGAKAKLGQAVKPPVVSWTELLPPPPSASELSQCTQEEEKEEEEEDEEAAGGLGMEVWYPGEDIPCATAASSPTISSGCRSTATLTPSPRTTEDIPRLRDFDNSLLPWRTPHGVSTPSQAPSPSVTPDASEGHPPRARCPPGTGKTRGVISKSRLKPKCSRYRREKQMGDLPPPPLPPPGETPGPSPELEPSGAERRVTHRPPRGDEVIPYSKTSCLPRGQVSGSCSTTAASRPAAPAAPAGHGSGRSRTPGDRGEGTGHCRRPGAPFPCPPQEKR from the exons GATCCCACCCTCAGCTGGAGGACACGGCTCCCCGCATCGTGGAGCACCCCACGGATGTCCTGGTGTCCAAGGGGGAACCGGCCACGCTGAGCTGCAAGGCCGAGGGGCGCCCGGCGCCGGTGGTGGAGTGGTACAAGGACGGGGAGCGGGTGGAGACGGACCGGGAGGATCCCCGCTCCCACCGCACCCTCCTCCCGGGGGGATCCCTCTTCTTCCTCCGAATCCTGCACGGGAGGCGGGGAAAGCCCGACGAGGGGGTTTATTTCTGCGTGGCCAGGAATTACCTGGGGGAGGCCACCAGCCGGAATGCTTCCCTGGAGGTGGCCG TGCTGCGGGACGATTTCCGACAGCCCCCCGGGGACGTGGTGGTGGCGGCGGGAGAACCGGCCGTGCTGGAGTGTGTCCCGCCCCGCGGCCATCCCGAGCCCAGCATCTCTTGGAAGAAGAATGGGGTCCGGGTCAGCGACAAGGACGAGCACCTGACG ATCCGCGGTGGGAAGCTGATGGTGGCCAGTACTCACAAGAGCGATGCTGGCGTCTATGTCTGTGTGGCCACCAACGTGGTAGGGGAGAGGGACAGCGAGCCGGCCGAGCTGGTCGTCTTTG AGCGCCCAGCATTTGGCAAGAGGCCCCACAACCaggtggtgctggtggagggGACGGCGGAGTTCACCTGCGAGGCGGTGGGGGATCCGCAGCCGGCGGTGCGCTGGCGCAAGGAGGAGGGTGAAATGCCGCTGGGAAG GTGGGAGGTGCTGCCAGACAACACCCTGCGGATCAGCCGGCTGCAGGTGGAGGATGAGGGCACCTACACCTGCCTGGCTGATAACAGCGTGGGCAGGTCGGAGGCGTCGGGCACCCTCACTGTGCACG TGCCTCCCCAGCTTGTCACCGGGCCCCACGACCAGGCTGTCACCCCCGGCCAGAGCGTGACTTTCCAGTGCCAGAGCAAGGGCAACCCACCGCCCGCTGTCTTTTGGCAGAAGGAGGGGAGCCAG ACCCTGCTGTTCCCGGGCCAGCCCCCGATCCCTTCCAGCCGTGTTTGGGTCAGTCCCAGTGGTGCTTTGACCATCGTCAACGTCCAGCCCAGTGATGCCGGCCACTACCTGTGCCAGGCTATCAGCGTGGCCGGCAGCGTCCTGGCCAGGGCAGGCCTGGAGGTGACGGGGG CACCCACTGGACTCCAGCCACCGGTGATCAGCCTGCTTCCCGCTAACCGGACAGTGCTGCCAGTGGGGGCCACAGTGCGGCTGCCTTGCGGCGTGGGGGCCCAAGACCCCCCAGGCAGCGTGGGGTGGCTGAAGGATGGCAGTGCCCTGGTAGGTGTCCAGCCCCGTGCCAGCCTGCTGGAGAACGGCACCCTGCAGATCACCGGCCTCCGG GTGAGAGACTCCGGGCTCTATGAGTGTGTGGCCACCAGCCCGGCGGGCGAGACACGCTGGGGCAGCTCCTTGGAGGTACAAG GTGATGAATCCGacctctccctgccttcccctgcaCTCGGTCTCCTCCCTGGGCCACCCTCTGCCCCTGTGGTCACCAACGTTACCAAAAGCAGTGTCAccctgagctggaaagggaacGAAGACAGCGGTGCCACCGATGTCACCTCTTACATAGTGGAGGCTTTCAG ccaggcagcGGGTGGCCCATGGCAGACAGTGGCAGCCGATGTGGAGAGTGAGACCCACACAGTGAGCGGCCTCGTCCCCGACTCTGTCTACCTGTTTTTGGTGCGGGCAGTCAATGCCTACGGGCTCAGTGACCCCAGCGGCATCTCGGAGCCTGTGCGCACCCAAG CAGACACCAACCCCACGCAGCAAGGGCTGGACCCTGAGCAGGTGCAGCAGGAGTTGGCGCAAGTGGCTGTGCACCTGCAGGAACCTGTGGTGCTGCCACTGGGCACTGTCCACCTCTCCTGGACC GTGGAGCGCCAAGCACCCTTCCTTCAGGGCTACCGGGTGCTGTACCGGCGGCGTGGTGGGCACTGGGAGGAGGCGCGGACAGTGTGGGCCCCAGGGGAGCGGGGAGCCCTGCTCACCGAGCTGCGCCGGGGCCAGGACTACGAGGTCAAGGTCCGACCCTATTTTCATCACCTCCATGGTCCCGACAGCGCTGTGCGTGCTCTGCGCACCCCTGAAGCAG CCCCCAGCGCCCCACCGCGAGCTGTCAGCGTGGCTGGGAATGGTACCAGTGTCCGCATCTCGTGGCAGCCACCACCGCCGGCAGAGCAGAATGGTGTCATCCGTGATTACCGG ATTTGGTGCTTGGGCAATGAGAGCCGCTTCCACATCAACCAGAGCGTGGAGGGGACGGTGCTGGCGACAGAGTTGCGGGGACTTGTCCCCGGGGTACCTTACCATGCTGAAGTTGCCGCTGCCACCAGTGCAGGTGTGGGTGCCCGCAGCGCCCCTGTTCCCATCCACATTG CCCCCCTGGTGGAGCAAGATGCGGGGCCAGCAGGTGGGAGCAGCTTGGCTGAGCATTTAGCAGAGGTAGCCAGGCAGCCAGCCTTCATCGCTGGTGTTGGTGGTGCTTGCTGGGTCGTTCTCGCTGCCTTTGCTGCTTGGCTCTACAGCCGCCGCCGGAGGAAGAAGGAGCTCAGCCACTTCACCG CATCCTTTGCCTACACACCCACTGGTAAGCCCATAGGTGCTGCGGGGTCCCAGTATGGCCTCTCGCTGCCCTCACCCCCATCTCTCTCCACAGTCGCCTTCCCGGCTCCAGTGCGCAGCAGCCCCAG GGCAGCTGCCAGTGGTGGTTACCCGTGGCTGGTGGATGCGTGGCGtggtggcagcacagccagtgctgccGGTTGCTTGGGGACCACTGAGAGATACTACAACG ATGCCGGCATCACTCGTTACATCGCCCAGACGGAGCAGtttggagcaggggctgctgagggGCCGGTTTACAGCACCATCGAGGTTGACAGTGAGGAGCTCTGCACCTTTCCCCGTCCCTTCTCACAGTATGGGACCTCCTATCCTGGGGGTGGTTCTCAGCCCATGGATGCTGCAGCCCCCCAGGTGCCCCGTGGCCGGGCTGAGCACG GGGCCAAAGCCAAGCTGGGGCAAGCAGTGAAACCGCCGGTGGTGAGctggacagagctgctgcccccACCACCCTCAGCCAGTGAGCTCAGCCAGTGCacccaggaggaggagaaggaggaggaagaggaggatgaagaggCAGCCGGAGG GCTGGGGATGGAGGTGTGGTACCCTGGTGAGGACAtcccctgtgccactgctgcaTCCTCACCCACCATCTCCTCTGGCTGCCGTTCCACCGCCACGCTGACACCGTCACCTCGCACCACGGAGGACATCCCTCGCCTCCGCGACTTCGATaactccctcctgccctg GAGAACCCCCCATGGCGTCAGCACCCCCTCACAGGCACCCAGTCCCTCGGTGACTCCGGATGCCAGTGAGGGCCATCCACCCCGAGCCCGCTGCCCTCCTGGCACAG GGAAAACCCGCGGGGTGATCTCCAAAAGTCGCCTGAAGCCCAAATGCAGCCGCTACCGCCGGGAAAAGCAGATGGGAG ACCTGCCGCCACCGCCGCTGCCACCGCCAGGCGAGACCCCCGGCCCCTCTCCGGAGCTGGAGCCAAGCGGGGCTGAGCGCAGGGTCACCCATCGCCCGCCCCGCGGCG ATGAGGTCATCCCCTACAGCAAAACCTCCTGCCTGCCCCGCGGGCAGGTGTCTGGCAGCTGCTCCACCACGGCAGCATCTCGTCCCgcggctccagcagctcccgcGGGCCACGGCTCGGGGCGCAGCCGGACGCCGGGGGACCGCGGCGAAGGGACCGGCCACTGCCGCCGCCCAGGGGCCCCGTTTCCCTGCCCGCCGCAGGAGAAGCGATAA